A genomic region of Aspergillus oryzae RIB40 DNA, chromosome 1 contains the following coding sequences:
- a CDS encoding uncharacterized protein (proline oxidase), whose amino-acid sequence MVLIHSSKAAPLATLGTFTSRCGVGTPLNNVSKCRLRVRSVSTSVLAETKGAPNVTLPPLSALPTSMLLRSLLVAAITSKPYLLKPSLSILSRLSKSGNSLLLSVDRNIILHTILKWTFYKQFCAGENGRETQATVQMFKDLGFRGTLLTYAKETVFDHSTKSQQGLGVTTDQGKGQDGNGKRYCEHIEAWREGTVKTVDLLGEDDYLAMKLTGAGPAATEAFAAGELPPVQMIEALEEICQKCKDKGARILIDAESQHFQKGIARVTIDLMRKYNRDGYALVYNTYQAYLKSTPTTLATHLAAAGEEGFTLGLKLVRGAYMATDDRSLIHDTKQNTDDAYNSIAQGALRQELGEFGATNGRAFPSVNLFLASHNKESVMAAHHLHQQRLAAKLPTVPVGFAQLHGMSDDVSFSLLQLKGPDGSPQVYKCSTWGGMGECLAYLLRRAIENRDAVSRTQDEYRALKGEVGRRLKSLVTFST is encoded by the exons ATGGTTCTTATACATTCCAGCAAGGCAGCGCCACTCGCAACCCTAGGAACCTTCACATCACGATGTGGTGTAGGCACCCCGCTCAATAATGTTAGCAAATGCCGACTAAGAGTGCGCTCCGTGTCGACCTCGGTGTTGGCTGAAACCAAGGGTGCCCCCAATGTCACCCTTCCTCCTCTATCAGCGCTGCCGACCAGCATGTTACTCAGATCCCTGCTGGTGGCTGCTATCACCTCGAAACCATACCTCCTCAAACCGTCTCTTTCGATCTTATCTCGACTGTCTAAATCAGGCAATAGCCTTTTGTTGAGCGTCGACCGCAATATTATCCTCCACACCATCCTCAAATGGACCTTTTACAAGCAATTCTGCGCCGGCGAAAATGGCAGAGAGACACAAGCCACTGTGCAGATGTTCAAGGATCTCGGCTTCCGGGGCACACTCCTCACATACGCAAAAGAAACGGTTTTCGATCATTCCACCAAGAGCCAACAAGGCCTTGGTGTCACCACGGACCAGGGAAAGGGACAAGATGGCAACGGGAAGAGATATTGTGAGCATATCGAGGCTTGGCGCGAGGGCACGGTAAAGACAGTCGACCTgctcggtgaagatgattaTTTGGCCATGAA GTTAACTGGCGCTGGACCCGCCGCGACGGAAGCTTTCGCTGCCGGCGAACTGCCTCCTGTACAGATGATCGAAGCATTGGAAGAAATCTGCCAAAAGTGCAAGGATAAAGGCGCTCGTATTCTGATTGATGCAGAATCTCAACATTTCCAGAAAGGAATTGCCCGCGTGACAATTGATCTGATGCGCAAGTACAACCGGGATGGATACGCACTCGTTTACAACACCTACCAGGCTTATCTGAAGAGCACCCCGACTACTCTGGCCACTCATCTCGCTGCTGCTGGCGAGGAAGGATTCACTCTTGGACTCAAGCTGGTACGCGGCGCGTACATGGCCACCGACGATCGATCTTTGATTCACGACACGAAACAGAACACCGACGACGCATATAACTCTATTGCCCAGGGTGCACTGCGACAGGAGCTGGGAGAGTTCGGAGCCACTAACGGCCGCGCTTTCCCCTCCGtgaacctcttcctcgcgagccacaacaaggaaagcGTGATGGCTgctcaccatctccaccagcagcgtCTGGCAGCCAAGTTGCCCACCGTACCTGTTGGCTTCGCGCAGCTGCACGGCATGTCGGACGATGTCAGCTTTAGTCTCCTACAATTGAAGGGACCCGATGGGTCTCCCCAAGTCTACAAATGCTCCACGTGGGGTGGAATGGGGGAGTGTCTGGCATATCTCCTCCGGCGCGCGATTGAGAACCGTGATGCTGTGTCGAGAACGCAGGATGAATATCGGGCATTGAAGGGGGAGGTCGGCAGAAGATTGAAATCTCTTGTTACGTTTTCAACATAG
- a CDS encoding uncharacterized protein (predicted protein), whose product MSKTKEDPNELAPVPSQTGEVRDMPTYVTDDVFGEVTENGPNYRNVGWIGTVALMMKSQIGLGVLSIPTAFDTLGIVPGIICLIAIAVITTWSDYMIGVFKLRHRSVYSIDDVGALIFGRVGREFLGAAFCLCITSRPRIVEATR is encoded by the exons ATGTCgaaaaccaaagaagacccTAACGAGCTGGCTCCAGTCCCTTCCCAGACCGGGGAAGTTCGGGATATGCCCACCTATGTGACCGATGATGTGTTTGGTGAAGTCACGGAGAATGGTCCCAACTATCGTAAT GTAGGATGGATAGGAACAGTGGCGCTCATGATGAAGTCCCAGATCGGCCTTGGGGTCCTTTCCATTCCAACCGCCTTTGACACGCTAGGGATTGTCCCAGGCATCATCTGCCTCATTGCTATTGCCGTGATCACGACCTGGTCGGATTACATGATCGGTGTTTTCAAACTTCGTCATCGTTCCGTCTATAGCATCGACGACGTTGGTGCGCTCATCTTTGGTCGTGTTGGCCGTGAATTTCTGGGGGCCGCCTTCTGCCTGTGTATAACTAGCCGCCCACGTATAGTGGAAGCCACTCGCTGA
- a CDS encoding uncharacterized protein (predicted protein) → MVTIAVGIEERPASAPKDGVWVSDFKIANNPSFSEGITAVSSLVFAYSGTPGFFNIVSEMRDPRHYTRALLICQAGVTAVYTTIGCVVYYYCGSYVASPALGSAGPTMKKISYGFALPGLLVTTTLVTHIPAKYIFIRILRGSRHLTANTLTHWVTWLGCTFGITLIAYIIASAIPVFNSLVSLIGALLGTLMSFQPMGCMWLYDNWSKGKQERSLRWMLMVCWSVFVVVIGTFLTVAGTYGCIVSVIDTYNASGGSAAWSCADNSNST, encoded by the exons ATGGTGACCATCGCCGTTGGTATTGAGGAACGGCCCGCTTCTGCACCGAAAGATGGTGTGTGGGTGTCCGACTTCAAGATTGCCAATAACCCAAGCTTCAGCGAGGGGATCACGGCGGTCTCATCCCTAGTCTTTGCATACTCGGGCACGCCCGGGTTCTTTAATATCGTGTCGGAGATGCGCGATCCTCGTCATTATACTCGCGCCCTGCTCATCTGTCAGGCGGGAGTAACCGCGGTTTACACTACGATCGGCTGCGTAGTCTACTATTACTGCGGGTCGTATGtggcttctccagctcttggTTCTGCCGGGCCgactatgaagaagatatcctaTGGCTTTGCCTTGCCGGGGTTGCTAGTCACCACTACCCTGGTCACCCAC ATCCCGGcaaaatatatcttcatCCGCATCCTACGAGGTTCTAGGCATCTGACGGCCAACACGCTGACCCACTGGGTAACATGGCTCGGCTGTACCTTTGGCATCACCCTAATTGCCTATATCATTGCCAGCGCGATCCCTGTCTTCAATAGCCTCGTCTCGCTTATCGGTGCCTTACTAGGAACTCTCATGTCGTTCCAGCCCATGGGTTGCATGTGGCTGTATGACAATTGGAGCAAAGGTAAACAAGAAAGGTCACTCCggtggatgttgatggtCTGCTGGAGTGTCTTTGTGGTCGTTATTGGAACCTTCCTTACGGTTGCTGGTACGTATGGATGCATTGTGAGCGTGATTGATACCTACAATGCATCCGGTGGGTCAGCCGCTTGGTCGTGCGCTGACAACTCGAACTCAACGTGA